A single Saccharomyces paradoxus chromosome II, complete sequence DNA region contains:
- the BMT2 gene encoding 25S rRNA (adenine2142-N1)-methyltransferase (Nucleolar S-adenosylmethionine-dependent rRNA methyltransferase~similar to YBR141C), translating to MHSRKAKSITGKRNQVGSNVTRVIKPQKTRRIIRRFHHLINKRESICQFLRLNKNLDESNDEKNDKIIRLSIKGDARLSKHYEDGKSQSFNDAMESQLLRLHSLIKNEAKSKNACDLTVMYTLLGYIMNQIDKLGGLETYQIASQNGQLKERGGDTSKLLEKWIRPSFENHSGAMALEIGSLSPENRISRCALFQEVVRIDLEEHEGVIKQDFMERPLPKNENDKFDLISCSLVLNFVKNHRDRGAMCHRMVKFLKPQGYVFIVLPQACVTHSRYCDKTLLQNLLGSIGLTMLHSHQSNKLYYCLYQLQTLLPQPSSFSKRIKVNDGPGLNNFGITL from the coding sequence ATGCATTCAAGAAAGGCTAAGAGTATTACGGGCAAGAGGAATCAAGTAGGAAGTAATGTGACGAGAGTGATCAAGCCACAGAAGACAAGAAGGATAATAAGAAGATTCCACCATTTGATCAATAAGCGTGAATCAATATGCCAGTTTTTACGCCTCAATAAAAATTTAGACGAGTCCAACGACGAAAAGaatgataaaattattAGATTAAGTATTAAAGGTGATGCAAGACTGAGCAAGCACTATGAAGACGGTAAATCGCAATCATTCAATGATGCGATGGAATCGCAACTGCTAAGGCTGCATTCATTAATTAAAAATGAGGCCAAGTCAAAGAACGCTTGTGACCTAACTGTGATGTACACATTGCTTGGTTACATAATGAATCAAATTGATAAGTTAGGAGGACTGGAAACCTACCAAATTGCTAGTCAAAATGGACAATTAAAGGAACGGGGAGGAGACACGTCCAAGTTACTCGAGAAATGGATCAGGCCGTCATTTGAAAATCACTCTGGAGCCATGGCACTAGAAATTGGTTCATTAAGCCCTGAAAATCGTATATCACGCTGTGCCCTTTTTCAAGAAGTAGTTCGTATAGATTTAGAGGAGCACGAAGGCGTTATTAAGCAAGATTTTATGGAAAGACCTCtaccaaaaaatgaaaacgaCAAATTCGACCTGATATCATGTTCCTTGGTGCTGAATTTTGTCAAAAATCACAGGGACCGTGGTGCAATGTGCCATCGCATGGTCAAATTTCTGAAGCCACAAGGCTATGTCTTTATTGTTCTGCCGCAAGCATGCGTGACGCACTCAAGATACTGCGACAAAACACTGTTACAAAACCTTCTCGGATCTATTGGACTCACAATGCTCCACAGCCATCAAAGTAATAAGTTGTATTATTGCTTGTATCAGTTGCAGACGCTTTTACCACAGCCGAGTAGCTTTTCCAAGAGGATCAAGGTGAACGACGGCCCTGGGCTGAACAATTTTGGCATTACCCTCTAG
- the MAK5 gene encoding ATP-dependent RNA helicase (Essential nucleolar protein~similar to YBR142W), whose product MGKKRAPQRKKSVTKPQEIIVDESKLNWKPVDIPDTLDDFGGFYGLEEIDGVDVKVVNGKVNFVAKNDSGVVKDNNREEVEDKQEFVENESGSNSESELLEFKNLDDIKEGELSAASYSSSDEDEQNDIENSKLTDRNEDVDEDVLKENVFNKDINIDDISPVNLPEWTNLAPLSMTILQSLQNLNFLRPTEIQKKSIPVILQGKDVMGKASTGSGKTLAYGIPIVEKLISNFSQKNKKPISLIFTPTRELAHQVTDHLRKICEPVLAKSQYSILSLTGGLSIQKQQRLLKYDNSGQIVIATPGRFLELLEKDNALIKRFSKVDTLILDEADRLLQDGHFDEFEKIIKHLSVERRKNKENSEGTNKIWQTLIFSATFSIDLFDKLSSSRQVKDRKFKNNEDELNAVIHHLMNKIQFNSKPVIIDTNPESKVSSQIRESLMECPPLERDLYCYYFLTMFPGTTLIFCNAIDSVKKLTVYLNNLGIPAFQIHSSMTQKNRLKSLERFKQQSAKQKTINHSNPNFIQLSTVLIASDVAARGLDIPGVQHVIHYHLPRSTDIYIHRSGRTARAGSEGVSAMICSPQESMGPLRKLRKTLATKNSVSTDLKSKPINRKTIKWQNTVPLLPIETDILSQLRERSRLSGELADHEIASNSLRKDDNWLKKAADELGIDVDSDEDDISKSNSDTFLLKNKNKKMQKTINKDKVKAMRAELNELLSEPIRKDRRQKYLTGGLVNLADNLVKKRGHNSIIGHEKMDALETLKKKKKKNN is encoded by the coding sequence ATGGGTAAGAAAAGGGCTcctcaaagaaaaaaatccgtCACAAAGCCACAGGAAATAATTGTAGATGAATCCAAACTGAATTGGAAACCCGTAGACATTCCGGACACTTTAGATGACTTCGGTGGATTTTATGGcttggaagaaattgatgGAGTGGATGTTAAAGTCGTAAATGGTAAGGTAAATTTTGTCGCTAAAAATGATTCAGGTGTGGTAAAAGATAACAATAGGGAAGAAGTTGAGGATAAGCAGGAATTTGTAGAAAATGAATCCGGATCGAATTCAGAATCCGAACTTCTTGAATTCAAGAACTTGGATGATATCAAAGAAGGAGAACTGAGTGCAGCATCTTATTCATCCTCCGATGAAGATGAGCAAAATGATATTGAGAATTCAAAGTTAACAGACCGCAACGAGGATGTGGATGAAgatgttttgaaagaaaatgttttcAACAAAGATATTAATATCGATGACATTTCTCCTGTAAATTTACCTGAATGGACAAATCTTGCACCACTCTCAATGACTATTTTACAAAGTCTGCagaatttaaattttctcaGACCAACAgaaattcagaaaaaatCTATTCCCGTTATTCTGCAAGGTAAAGACGTCATGGGAAAAGCCTCTACAGGTTCAGGTAAAACTTTAGCCTATGGTATTCCGATTGTAGAGAAACTGATTAGTAATTTCTCTcagaaaaacaagaaaccGATATCGTTAATCTTCACTCCCACCAGAGAATTGGCGCACCAAGTCACTGATCACTTGAGAAAAATTTGTGAGCCTGTTCTAGCAAAATCCCAGTACtcaatattatcattaaCAGGCGGGCTCTCCATCCAAAAACAACAACGTCTATTGAAGTACGATAATAGTGGTCAAATTGTCATTGCAACACCAGGTAGATTTTTGgaattgttggaaaaaGACAACGCTTTGATCAAAAGATTCTCGAAAGTCGATACTTTAATTCTTGATGAGGCCGATAGACTATTACAAGACGGCCATTTTGACGAATtcgaaaaaattattaaacaTTTATCAGTAGAAAGGAggaaaaacaaagagaaCTCCGAAGGTACTAACAAAATTTGGCAAACTTTGATCTTCTCTGCAACTTTCTCCATTGACTTATTTGATAAGCTGTCTTCCTCCCGTCAAGTTAAGGATAGAAAGTTCAAAAACAACGAAGATGAGTTAAATGCTGTAATACACCATTTAATGAATAAAATTCAGTTCAACTCAAAACCAGTTATAATAGATACAAATCCTGAGTCAAAAGTAAGCTCTCAAATCAGAGAATCATTAATGGAATGTCCTCCATTAGAGCGTGACCTATATTGCTATTACTTTTTAACGATGTTCCCGGGCACAACCTTAATCTTTTGCAACGCCATTGACTCTGTGAAGAAACTGACCGTATATTTGAATAACCTAGGCATCCCAGCCTTCCAAATTCATTCTTCTATGACACAAAAGAATCGTTTGAAAAGCTTAGAAAGATTCAAGCAACAAAGCGccaaacaaaaaacaatTAATCACTCGAACCCAAATTTTATTCAACTTTCAACAGTTCTGATTGCAAGTGATGTTGCTGCTAGAGGTTTGGATATTCCGGGTGTACAGCACGTTATTCATTACCACTTGCCACGGTCTACTGACATTTATATTCATAGATCGGGAAGAACTGCAAGAGCAGGTTCTGAAGGTGTCTCTGCCATGATATGTTCACCTCAAGAATCTATGGGTCCATTAAGAAAGTTGAGAAAAACTCTGGCTACAAAAAATAGTGTTTCGACAGATTTAAAGTCTAAGCCAATTAACAGAAAAACTATTAAGTGGCAAAACACTGTACCCTTGTTACCAATCGAGACCGACATACTTTCACAACTTAGAGAAAGAAGTAGATTATCAGGCGAGCTGGCTGATCACGAAATCGCTTCCAATTCCCTAAGAAAAGATGACAACTGGTTAAAGAAAGCTGCCGATGAGTTAGGCATTGATGTCGATTCCGATGAAGACGATATATCGAAGAGTAATTCAGACACTTTCCtactaaaaaataaaaataagaaaatgCAAAAGACTATAAATAAGGACAAAGTAAAAGCAATGAGAGCTGAGTTGAACGAATTATTATCAGAGCCTATACGTAAAGATAGAAGACAAAAATACTTAACAGGTGGGCTGGTGAACTTGGCTGATAACCTggtcaaaaaaagaggtCATAATTCTATCATTGGTCATGAAAAGATGGACGCTTTAGAaacattgaagaaaaagaaaaagaaaaataattaa
- the SUP45 gene encoding translation termination factor eRF1 (Polypeptide release factor (eRF1) in translation termination~similar to YBR143C), with product MDNEVEKNIEIWKVKKLVQSLEKARGNGTSMISLVIPPKGQIPLYQKMLTDEYGTASNIKSRVNRLSVLSAITSTQQKLKLYNTLPKNGLVLYCGDIITEDGKEKKVTFDIEPYKPINTSLYLCDNKFHTEVLSELLQADDKFGFIVMDGQGTLFGSVSGNTRTVLHKFTVDLPKKHGRGGQSALRFARLREEKRHNYVRKVAEVAVQNFITNDKVNVKGLILAGSADFKTDLAKSELFDPRLACKVISIVDVSYGGENGFNQAIELSAEALANVKYVQEKKLLEAYFDEISQDTGKFCYGIDDTLKALDLGAVEKLIVFENLETIRYTFKDAEDNEVIKFAEPDAKDKSFAIDKATGQEMDVISEEPLIEWLAANYKNFGATLEFITDKSSEGAQFVTGFGGIGAMLRYKVNFEQLVDESEDEYYDEDEGSDYDFI from the coding sequence atggatAACGAGGttgagaaaaatattgagaTCTGGAAGGTCAAGAAGCTGGTTCAATCTTTAGAAAAGGCCAGAGGTAATGGTACTTCTATGATTTCTTTGGTTATCCCCCCTAAGGGTCAAATTCCactttaccaaaaaatgTTGACAGATGAATACGGTACTGCGTCGAATATTAAATCTAGAGTTAATCGTCTTTCAGTTTTATCCGCTATCACTTCCACTCAACAAAAGTTGAAGCTATATAATACCTTGCCTAAGAACGGTTTAGTTTTGTATTGTGGCGACATCATCACCGAAGATggtaaggaaaaaaaggtcACTTTTGACATTGAGCCCTACAAGCCTATCAATACATCCTTATATTTGTGTGATAACAAATTTCATACAGAAGTCCTTTCAGAATTGCTACAAGCTGACGATAAGTTCGGTTTTATAGTCATGGATGGTCAAGGTACTTTGTTCGGTTCCGTTTCTGGTAATACAAGAACAGTTTTACATAAATTTACCGTTGATTTGCCAAAAAAGCATGGTAGAGGTGGTCAATCTGCTCTTCGTTTTGCTCGTTtaagagaagagaaaagacATAATTATGTGAGAAAGGTCGCCGAAGTTGCTgttcaaaatttcattacTAATGACAAAGTTAACGTTAAAGGTTTAATTTTAGCTGGTTCGGCTGATTTCAAGACTGATTTGGCCAAATCCGAATTATTCGATCCAAGGCTTGCATGTAAGGTTATTTCCATTGTGGATGTTTCTTATGGTGGTGAAAATGGTTTCAACCAGGCTATCGAGCTTTCTGCCGAAGCGTTGGCCAATGTCAAATATGtccaagaaaagaaattactGGAAGcatattttgatgaaatttctCAGGACACTGGTAAATTTTGTTATGGTATAGATGACACTTTAAAGGCTTTAGACTTAGGTGCAGTTGAAAAACTAATTGTTTTCgaaaatttggaaactATTAGATACACATTTAAAGACGCTGAGGATAATGAGGTTATAAAATTTGCTGAACCAGATGCCAAGGACAAATCCTTTGCTATTGACAAGGCTACCGGCCAAGAAATGGATGTTATCTCCGAGGAACCTTTGATTGAGTGGCTAGCAGCTAACTACAAAAATTTCGGTGCCACTTTGGAATTTATCACAGATAAATCTTCTGAAGGTGCTCAATTTGTCACCGGTTTTGGTGGTATTGGTGCAATGTTGCGTTACAAAGTTAACTTTGAACAATTAGTTGATGAATCCGAGGATGAGTATtatgacgaagatgaaggaTCTGACTATGATTTCATTTAA
- the ADH5 gene encoding alcohol dehydrogenase ADH5 (Alcohol dehydrogenase isoenzyme V~similar to YBR145W) gives MSSQAIPKKQKAIVFYETDGKLEYSDVAVPEPKPNEILVHVKYSGVCHSDLHAWHGDWPFQLKFPLIGGHEGAGVVVKLGSNVKGWKVGDLAGIKWLNGTCMSCEYCEVGNESQCPHLDGTGFTHDGTFQEYATADAVQAAHIPSNVNLAEVAPILCAGITVYKALKRANVIPGQWVTISGACGGLGSLAIQYALAMGYRVIGIDGGEAKRKLFEELGGEIFIDFTKEKDIADAVIKATNGGSHGVINVSVSEAAIEASTRYCRPNGTVVLVGMPAHAYCKSDVFNQVVKSISIVGSCVGNRADTREALDFFARGLIKSPIHLAGLSDVPEIFAKMEKGEIAGRYVVETSK, from the coding sequence ATGTCTTCTCAAGCCATTCCTAAAAAACAGAAAGCCATTGTCTTTTATGAGACAGACGGCAAATTGGAATATAGCGACGTCGCAGTCCCAGAGCCTAAACCTAACGAAATTCTGGTTCACGTTAAATATTCCGGTGTTTGCCATAGTGATTTACATGCATGGCATGGTGATTGGCCATTTCAATTGAAGTTTCCATTGATTGGCGGTCACGAAGGTGCAGGTGTTGTCGTTAAGTTGGGATCTAATGTCAAGGGCTGGAAGGTAGGGGATCTTGCAGGTATAAAATGGTTGAATGGGACTTGCATGTCCTGTGAATATTGTGAAGTGGGTAACGAATCTCAATGTCCTCATTTAGATGGTACTGGCTTCACACATGATGGTACTTTCCAAGAGTATGCAACTGCTGATGCCGTTCAAGCTGCCCATATTCCATCAAACGTCAATCTTGCAGAAGTTGCACCCATCTTGTGTGCAGGTATCACGGTTTATAAGGCGTTGAAAAGAGCCAATGTGATACCAGGTCAGTGGGTCACTATATCCGGTGCTTGTGGTGGTTTAGGCTCTCTGGCAATCCAATACGCCCTGGCTATGGGTTACAGAGTCATTGGTATCGATGGTGGTGAGGCTAAAAGAAAgttatttgaagaattaggCGGAGAAATATTTATCGACTTCACGAAGGAAAAGGACATTGCTGATGCTGTAATTAAAGCCACAAACGGCGGCTCTCACGGGGTCATCAATGTGTCTGTTTCTGAAGCAGCTATTGAGGCTTCTACGAGGTATTGTAGACCCAATGGTACGGTCGTATTGGTTGGTATGCCAGCTCATGCTTATTGTAAGTCTGATGTTTTCAATCAAGTCGTAAAATCCATTTCTATCGTCGGATCTTGTGTCGGAAACAGAGCTGATACAAGAGAGGCTTTGGATTTCTTCGCTAGGGGTTTGATCAAATCTCCAATCCACCTAGCTGGCCTATCAGATGTTCCTGAAATTTTTGCAAAGATGGAAAAGGGTGAAATTGCTGGTAGGTATGTTGTTGAAACTTCTAAATGA
- the MRPS9 gene encoding mitochondrial 37S ribosomal protein uS9m (Mitochondrial ribosomal protein of the small subunit~similar to YBR146W) produces MFSRLSLFRRAALAPAPLRMSFRTIYQNTEDDLPKRIVPKLPTFYSANPNHEDRINRLERLLRKYIKLPSQNNNEVQQTKAPWISFDEYALIGGGTRLKPTQYTQLLYMLNKLHNIDPQLTNDEITSELSQYYKKSSIFSDNIKVKTLDEFGRSMAIGKRKSSTSKVFVVRGTGEILVNGRQFNDYFLKMKDRESIMYPLQVIESVGKYNIFATTSGGGPTGQAESIMHAIAKALVVFNPLLKSRLHKAGVLTRDYRHVERKKPGKKKARKMPTWVKR; encoded by the coding sequence ATGTTTTCAAggctttctttatttcGAAGGGCAGCTCTGGCTCCTGCCCCTTTGAGAATGTCTTTTAGGactatttatcaaaatacCGAGGATGACTTGCCTAAAAGGATTGTCCCGAAGCTACCCACATTTTATTCGGCGAATCCTAACCATGAAGATCGTATCAATCGACTAGAAAGACTTTTAAGGAAATACATAAAACTTCCATCTCAGAACAACAATGAAGTACAACAAACGAAGGCTCCTTGGATTTCTTTTGATGAATACGCCTTAATAGGTGGTGGTACGAGATTAAAGCCCACACAATATACTCAGCTTTTATATATGCTGAATAAACTACACAACATTGATCCTCAGCTTACCAATGATGAAATCACATCCGAACTATCCCAATATTATAAGAAGAgttctattttttcagataATATCAAGGTCAAGACTTTAGATGAGTTTGGGAGAAGTATGGCCATTGGAAAGAGGAAGAGTTCCACTTCAAAAGTCTTCGTTGTCAGAGGCACAGGTGAGATATTAGTTAATGGTCGACAATTTAATGATTACTTCCttaaaatgaaagatagAGAATCAATCATGTATCCACTTCAAGTTATTGAATCAGTTGGAAAGTATAACATCTTTGCGACAACATCTGGAGGTGGACCTACGGGTCAAGCTGAATCAATCATGCATGCCATTGCGAAGGCTTTGGTTGTATTCAATCCATTATTAAAGTCAAGATTACATAAAGCTGGCGTTTTAACAAGAGATTATAGGCACGTCGAAAGAAAGAAGccaggaaaaaagaaggcaaGAAAGATGCCAACATGGGTCAAGAGATAG
- the RTC2 gene encoding cationic amino acid transporter (vacuolar membrane transporter for cationic amino acids~similar to YBR147W): protein MKLIPVILNGKNISGISGSISISCWIVVFVPQIYENFRRQSAEGLSLLFIVLWLLGDIFNVMGAMMQNLLPTMIILAAYYTLADLILLIQCMWYDKEKKGILQEVKKNVDPVHLSPANPINETVLQDVFNEYEPLLPRTEEEDSQSYSSLELGREVVAVKERENFFNDLLIVSGVIIAGVFSWYISYCSGLDNDTPNRKPAFEKINLPAQILGYLSAILYLGSRIPQIILNFKRKSCEGVSFLFFLFACLGNTSFIISVLSVSMDPEYLVLNASWLIGSAGTLLMDFTVFIQFFLYAKPKYEKILIDN, encoded by the coding sequence ATGAAGCTGATCCCGGTCATTTTGAATGGTAAAAACATCAGTGGGATATCTGGTTCTATATCAATATCCTGCTGGATTGTTGTGTTCGTACCACAGATATATGAAAACTTTCGAAGACAGTCCGCAGAGGGATTGTCACTGCTTTTTATTGTGTTATGGTTATTAGGTGACATATTTAACGTCATGGGAGCTATGATGCAAAACTTACTCCCAACCATGATAATCTTAGCCGCGTACTATACATTGGCAGATTTAATTTTGTTAATACAGTGCATGTGGTATGATAAAGAGAAGAAGGGCATTTTACAAgaagttaaaaaaaatgttgatCCTGTACATTTGTCTCCAGCAAACCCGATAAACGAGACTGTCTTACAAGACGTTTTTAATGAATATGAACCACTTTTACCAAGGACAGAGGAAGAAGACAGCCAATCATACAGCTCGCTTGAGCTCGGCAGAGAGGTAGTCGCCGTAAAGGAGAgagagaattttttcaatgacttGCTAATTGTTTCAGGTGTAATCATTGCCGGAGTTTTTTCATGGTATATATCTTATTGTTCTGGCCTGGATAACGATACTCCCAACAGAAAGCctgcttttgaaaagatcaaTTTACCTGCCCAAATTTTAGGATATTTAAGTGCGATACTATACTTGGGCTCTAGGATTCCTCAGATTATTCTTaacttcaaaagaaaatcatgCGAAGGCGTCTCatttctattctttttatttgcaTGCTTAGGGAATACTTCTTTCATAATATCAGTGCTTTCAGTGTCAATGGATCCTGAATATTTAGTCTTAAACGCATCTTGGCTTATCGGTAGCGCTGGTACGTTGTTGATGGACTTCACGgtttttattcaatttttcctttatgcCAAACCTAAGTACGAGAAAATACTAATAGATAATTAA
- the YSW1 gene encoding Ysw1p (Protein required for normal prospore membrane formation~similar to YBR148W) produces MSNLADTVEGSEAKCGRFSNIALTSDSGILQKNSTLRNWFLKPTADQKGGCSDRVESSIKDVYSSDKSSQKTFEERKLGRRVRSFFKQTNSNKDGSMSEDEDDASFWRKASNICTKRENSHNTGDIQKGSFTKKIRNSIFKGPNDGKEYSNEKSLLLPVEFSSDDENESRFTDANSHVVQSKSPEKISSKYQRSTKSANNKGLKMEYEKSFEEYSDENEDEFSPATPPENVLEGPYKFVFQTPNTFTSQPNITEENDFHNGGRYVIDYLSKKLATMNIEIDFASGRKPGVSSEEELYQSSENIIESIANEISKYKMCTQEKQDELEKLKLENLKISKLKHENLEQKQEINLLKTKLESINKKKNDLTIEMKKLKNKSANNKTREYASMDENENEDITKSNTGLGILELNVNETSKKSQQSAFKPSKYLPRETRNNETRLKHLEKKIFGLERSLEKKKKQIRTNSLRIDLNRYTIDRFLTLLKSLNEVLQFHNVYGNNLKENEDNIIKIDTYCSALNIKTCFEDSSLRLQENSFKRQLGPLFANFNFSLVDQLTMNFRFYERSANFQKETIGGLRMMLEDKDNYIKTLMQHLKKKEGTKLIKDRKNDDPTLKS; encoded by the coding sequence ATGTCAAACTTAGCCGATACTGTGGAAGGTAGCGAAGCCAAATGCGGCAGATTTTCCAATATTGCTTTAACGTCAGATTCTGGTATCTTACAGAAAAATAGCACACTAAGAAACTGGTTTTTAAAACCGACAGCCGACCAAAAAGGAGGTTGTAGTGATAGAGTCGAAAGTAGCATCAAAGATGTCTATTCAAGTGACAAAAGCTCAcaaaaaacttttgaagaaaggAAACTAGGAAGAAGAGTCagatcttttttcaaacaaacAAACTCAAATAAGGATGGATCCATGTCggaagatgaagacgatgCGTCATTTTGGAGAAAAGCAAGCAATATATGTAcaaagagagaaaattcCCATAATACTGGTGACATCCAAAAAGGAAGCTTCACGAAAAAAATCAGGAACAGTATTTTCAAGGGTCCAAATGATGGGAAAGAATACAGTAATGAGAAGAGCTTACTATTGCCGGTTGAATTCTCTTCGGATGATGAGAATGAATCTCGTTTTACTGACGCTAACTCACACGTTGTACAATCGAAAAGTCCTGAGAAAATTTCTTCGAAATATCAACGTTCAACTAAAAGCGCTAATAATAAAGGCCTAAAAAtggaatatgaaaaaagttttgaagaatatagcgatgaaaatgaggatgaattttctCCCGCCACTCCTCCGGAGAACGTTCTTGAAGGTCCGTACAAATTTGTGTTCCAGACGCCAAATACATTTACATCCCAGCCCAATATAACAGAAGAGAATGATTTCCATAATGGCGGGAGATATGTGATTGACTATCTGAGCAAAAAGTTGGCTACTATGAACATTGAGATTGATTTTGCTTCAGGGAGGAAACCAGGTGTTTCTTCGGAGGAAGAGCTCTATCAATCGAGCGAAAACATTATAGAAAGTATTGCAAATGAAATCTCAAAGTATAAAATGTGCACACAAGAGAAGCAAGACGAATTGGAAAAGCtgaaattggaaaatttgaaaatttcaaagttaaAGCACGAAAATCTTGAACAAAAGCAGGAAATTAACCTCTTGAAAACTAAGCTTGAATCCatcaataagaaaaagaatgaccTTACTATAGagatgaaaaagttgaaaaacaaaagtgCGAATAATAAGACAAGGGAGTATGCATCTATGgatgaaaacgaaaatgaGGATATTACGAAATCTAATACAGGTCTTGGCATTTTGGAATTGAATGTCAACGAgacttcaaaaaaatcacagCAATCCGCCTTCAAACCTTCGAAATATCTCCCAAGAGAAACGagaaataatgaaactaGATTAAAAcatttagaaaagaaaatatttggtCTAGAGAGatctcttgaaaaaaaaaaaaaacagataAGGACTAACAGCCTTAGAATAGATTTGAATAGGTATACTATCGACCGCTTTTTGACACTACTGAAAAGCCTTAACGAGGTTTTGCAATTCCACAATGTTTATGGCAATAAtttaaaggaaaatgagGATAATATCATTAAGATTGACACCTACTGTAGTGCGCTCAACATAAAAACTTGTTTCGAAGACTCCTCATTGCGCTTGCAAGAAAATAGCTTCAAGAGACAACTGGGCCCACTGTTCGCAAATTTCAACTTCTCGTTAGTAGACCAATTGACAATGAACTTCAGGTTCTATGAAAGATCTGCCAATTTTCAGAAGGAAACAATAGGCGGATTAAGAATGATGCTGGAAGACAAGGATAACTATATCAAAACACTGATGCaacatttgaagaaaaaggaggGCACAAAGTTGATAAAAGACAGAAAGAATGACGACCCCACCTTAAAATCGTAA
- the ARA1 gene encoding D-arabinose 1-dehydrogenase (NAD(P)(+)) ARA1 (NADP+ dependent arabinose dehydrogenase~similar to YBR149W), protein MSSAVTSTESIVEKMLHPKTTEIYFSLNNGVRIPALGLGTANPHEKLAETKQAVKAAIKAGYRHIDTAWAYETEPFVGEAIKELLEDGSIKREDLFITTKVWPVLWDEVDRSLNESLKALGLDYVDLLLQHWPLCFEKIKDPKGISGLVKTPVDDSGKTMYASKGDYLETYKQLEKIYLDPNDHRVRAIGVSNFSIEYLERLIKECRIKPTVNQVETHPHLPQMELRKFCFMHDILLTAYSPLGSHGAPNLKIPLVKKLAEKYNVTGNDLLISYHIRQGTIVIPRSLNPVRISSSIEFASLTKDELQELNVFGEKYPVRFIDEPFAAILPEFTGNGPNLENLKY, encoded by the coding sequence ATGTCTTCTGCCGTAACATCAACCGAAAgcattgttgaaaaaatgttgCATCCAAAGACTACAGAAATATACTTTTCACTTAACAATGGTGTTCGTATCCCAGCATTGGGTTTAGGGACAGCAAATCCTCATGAAAAGCTAGCTGAAACAAAACAAGCCGTAAAGGCTGCAATAAAAGCCGGATACAGACACATTGATACTGCCTGGGCCTACGAGACAGAACCATTCGTAGGTGAAGCTATCAAAGAGTTATTAGAAGATGGATCTATTAAAAGGGAAGATCTTTTTATAACTACAAAAGTGTGGCCTGTCCTATGGGACGAAGTGGACAGATCTTTGAATGAATCTTTAAAAGCCTTAGGCCTAGATTACGTCGACTTGCTCTTGCAACATTGGCCGCtatgttttgaaaagatcaaGGACCCTAAAGGGATTAGCGGACTAGTGAAGACTCCAGTTGATGATTCTGGAAAAACAATGTACGCTTCCAAGGGTGACTATTTGGAGACTTACaagcaattggaaaaaatttaccTTGATCCTAACGATCATCGTGTTAGAGCCATTGGTGtctcaaatttttccattgaGTACTTGGAGCGTCTCATTAAGGAGTGCAGAATTAAGCCGACTGTCAATCAAGTGGAAACCCACCCTCATTTACCACAAATGGAATTGAGAAAGTTCTGCTTTATGCACGATATTCTGCTAACAGCTTACTCACCATTAGGTTCCCACGGCGCACCAAACCTTAAAATCCCACTGGTGAAGAAGCTTGCTGAAAAGTACAATGTCACAGGAAATGACTTGTTAATTTCTTACCATATCAGACAAGGCACTATCGTAATTCCAAGATCCCTGAATCCAGTTAGGATTTCCTCGAGCATTGAATTTGCTTCCTTGACAAAGGATGAATTACAAGAGTTGAACGTCTTCGGTGAGAAATACCCCGTCAGGTTCATCGATGAGCCATTTGCAGCCATCCTTCCAGAGTTTACTGGTAACGGACCAaacttggaaaatttaaagTACTAA